CGCTTATAGCAATGTCATTgtgatgaaaaatgatgtatatatgaaatgaaatgtataaattattaaagaaaatgaaatgggCTGCGTGCAGGCATATTGTATTGGTTATAGGATTATCCGTCTCTTGACTAATTACATCAAAATCTCCCATTGATCGTATGTTAGAATTTAATACAAATTACGGGTATTAATATTCTTACACTTTGAtctgtttaattttttttgaccTGGGTTATAGCCCAGTGGGCACCTACCCTCTAAAAAACGACTTGGTGGGAACACTATCTCAGTTCGAATCCCTACAAAAACATATTCAACCAGCCAATTTTTTTGGGTTCTCACCGCCATACAGCGTTGCAGGGTTGCTAGCTTGAGAGGAAAAAGTCTTTTGCGGGATTAAGGAGTTCCTGggcattttaatttttttttttttcacttcaattttttttagcttttatcCGTTGTTAATTAAGCATCAACTCTGGGAGTACTTCAAGTTCAGCCAGAAATTAAAGAATAGCAAAACCCTTGTAACTAATTAAAACGAAACACATGCAGAAAATTGTGAACTTTGATTTCATGCTTCCACTTCCCCTGTTTAATTGGCCAAACGCTCAAACTATAGCAAGTGTTCAACTACTCAGGTACATAAGATGGGCTAAATGGCCCATTTACCCCTGGTTCACATCAGCAACCATTTCTCGCTGACCCATGAATCCATGACCCACGTGACTTGTAAATAAACCTGATTAACCCAAATAACAGTATTAAATTTGAATACATAAACAACCATTGATCGAGCGAGCCCCATTTCTAGAAAAAGTTAGTTTTGGTCGAGTCACATATCACGAGCCATATCCATCTGGACAGTACAGCCAAGCCAACCCCTATACCTTGATGAGACCGTATGCCCTTAAGTAGTCTAGGGACCActattttgtaactttgttggTTGTATGAATTGAAGGGATTAGATAATCCAAATTCGAAAGGCTGAAAACCACTTGTTATTGGATATGGTATAATCAGTCATCCAATGAGGATCCGATTCTTGTGGCCAGAACTCTTTTTGTTGATTATCTCGATCTCATCGGTTATCGTCAGCCCATTTTTTGGATCTCAAATTCGTactcattattatatatattttttttatattttatgaggTGCTAATTATATCAGTTAAATTTGATTAGTTTGTGTAGAATATAAGAATATGTTATTTTTGCTATCGTAAATACAAGTAATTGTAACACACCAGTGTTATTTTCGTAACAACTTAGTTGCGTTTGTTAAAAATCACACGGTTGTCAAGGAAATATGAATTACAATTTGTTCAAAAATCACTGAAGACAAATGTTTGACTAGAAAATGGTAGCTGTATATCTATGAATATTTTTGACTTCAAAGGGATTAAAATGATTCACAATTAGATTCCAGCCAAGGAAGACTCCAGCCAAATCTGGCCTTGATTGTGTAACTTAATAACGATTTGCTTGTAGTTTCTGATCAAAAGGTCTCAAATAACTAAGACTGATATAGCATGTTAGTACAATATACTTGAATCATGCATGTTACTGATGGTTGACCTTTCAATGCATACATGTGATGATGATGTGAACCAATAATAAAGTCAAATGTCAATCAAGCAAGATTATTTAATTCTTTGAACCTAGCTTGGGACAATCAAATGGCTTTTTGTAACCCCTTTTTGAGCCCAAACTCCGGCGGCAACAAACCATGGGTGGATCAGATCAGCAAAAATTTACAAACCCAACTTGCTGTCACAATAGATACACCTCCAGTTTCCGTATTTTTAATCCAGAAAACCTGGAAAGAAGAACACCTAGAAGAGTATGTCCCTCAACGGATAGGACTCGGGCCAAACCACCATTTTCAGCCCGAGCTCTACCAGATGATGGAGCAGAACAAGCTCACAGCCGTTAGAAGGTTACTAAAACCATATCAAATTCATGACTGTCAACAACAAATAGTCGCGAAAGTTAAAGAGATCGTCCCCATACTTCGCACGTGCTATGAAACATACCTTGATGCTGATGACGATACATTGGCATGGTTATTTGCTATTGATGGTATGTTCTTGCTTGATCAACTTGATtcttatataaatcatggtttTGTAATAGAAGCAAAGGATTTGGTAATGTTAGAGAACCAGATTCCACTTATTGTGTTGAAGGAAATCAAAAAGGTCTTATTGAGTACAATTGATCAAACTGCTCTTTCGCAATTAGAAGATTACTTGGAATCCAAGTTCCGATTTTTCTGTAAGTCACGCTCACCGTTCCTTCTTTCTGAAGAGAATATAGATTTTAGTAAAGTTAACCACCTACTTGATTATATGTACAATTCCATTGTGAACAATGAAACATCGATCCCAATAAAGGTCGACTTCACACCTACTGATACAAGCGATCCAACTGTTGAAGAACCAACTGTTAAAGACGCGAAGCTAGAACTACTAGATGCTGTTATTAAAATTGCGGTTTTGATACCCGCGGCTCAGTCCATCAttgatttcattaaaaaaataatgtttcctGAAATGAATGGGCAAAAAACAATAGTTGAAGAGATCAAGGTGCCTTCTGTGTCGGAGCTTAATAAAACTGCGAAAATTAAGTTCCGACTGTTACCAGGAAACGAAGGCATCAGAAACATAAACTTTGTTGAAGGAAAAGAGCGGATATGCTATCTCCCTCTTATTACTCTCAATATTGATTCAGAGGTCACAGTGAGAAACTTGGTAGCTTACGAGAAATCAATGGCAAATAATAGTCATGAATCCACATATGGTCTTGAACTCACGGAATATGTGGATTTTATGTGTGGTATCGTTGACACTGCAAAGGACGTCAAGTTGCTACGTGAAGGGAAGATCATCCAAAGCGACCTGAGTGATGAACAGATCGTCAAGCTGTTTAACGGGATAAGAAAATCTCAAGGGAAAATGAACATTGAAACGGAGTTGAGAAAGACTCTGGTTCAACTGAACAAGGTTTACGAAAGCACGCCTACAGTTTGGATCCAGAGGCTGTTCGAGAAGCAATTTCGGGTTTGGGCCAAGACTATCACATTCTTGGTTGGCATTTTGAGCACATTGATTGTCATTCGTGAGGTGTACTTGAAGGTTAATCTTTTTATTCCACTACGTCACATGATGTTGGTTCAATTTTTCGAGGAAAAATGGAGTCGTTTACTTATTTTCTTCATTAAACCAAAGGGACCCGTTGTCTAAACATTAGCTTCAAGTT
The sequence above is drawn from the Erigeron canadensis isolate Cc75 chromosome 4, C_canadensis_v1, whole genome shotgun sequence genome and encodes:
- the LOC122597733 gene encoding putative UPF0481 protein At3g02645 gives rise to the protein MAFCNPFLSPNSGGNKPWVDQISKNLQTQLAVTIDTPPVSVFLIQKTWKEEHLEEYVPQRIGLGPNHHFQPELYQMMEQNKLTAVRRLLKPYQIHDCQQQIVAKVKEIVPILRTCYETYLDADDDTLAWLFAIDGMFLLDQLDSYINHGFVIEAKDLVMLENQIPLIVLKEIKKVLLSTIDQTALSQLEDYLESKFRFFCKSRSPFLLSEENIDFSKVNHLLDYMYNSIVNNETSIPIKVDFTPTDTSDPTVEEPTVKDAKLELLDAVIKIAVLIPAAQSIIDFIKKIMFPEMNGQKTIVEEIKVPSVSELNKTAKIKFRLLPGNEGIRNINFVEGKERICYLPLITLNIDSEVTVRNLVAYEKSMANNSHESTYGLELTEYVDFMCGIVDTAKDVKLLREGKIIQSDLSDEQIVKLFNGIRKSQGKMNIETELRKTLVQLNKVYESTPTVWIQRLFEKQFRVWAKTITFLVGILSTLIVIREVYLKVNLFIPLRHMMLVQFFEEKWSRLLIFFIKPKGPVV